In Hallerella succinigenes, the following are encoded in one genomic region:
- a CDS encoding MBL fold metallo-hydrolase, translating into MQENRSLHNALRQVRHHVGKVNIHGFSVSGLATYLQLPEYDFCVDMGECPVSAIGINHVFLTHAHGDHSRCLMRHHSLRRMMGVEKPSVYYISEDLVPGAEKWIHSEAIFEGVPEQRFKLPEIVAMKAGEKVPLKYRKDLSIEAFRTRHTQVGRQNFLPSMGVTLYNHKNKLKDEFLGYDTTQIIELRKQGIEITREVFDPLITFMGDCLGDNLTDPDLAAIWNSEVLVTECTFVDDGEESMADKKGHTHIAQLVKALEIYGPTMQCKHIVLNHFSMKYSSDHILGTILKKIPEAYRDKIIAFI; encoded by the coding sequence ATGCAAGAAAACCGGTCCCTGCACAACGCTTTACGCCAAGTCCGTCATCACGTCGGAAAAGTCAATATTCATGGCTTTTCTGTTTCCGGACTCGCCACCTATCTTCAACTTCCGGAATACGACTTTTGCGTGGACATGGGAGAATGCCCTGTTTCCGCAATCGGCATCAACCACGTATTCCTGACCCATGCGCATGGCGACCACAGTCGCTGCCTGATGCGGCACCACAGCTTACGTCGCATGATGGGCGTCGAAAAGCCTTCGGTTTATTACATATCCGAAGACCTCGTCCCCGGAGCAGAAAAATGGATTCATTCCGAAGCCATCTTCGAAGGTGTTCCCGAGCAGCGTTTTAAGCTCCCGGAAATCGTCGCGATGAAGGCTGGTGAAAAAGTGCCTCTCAAATACCGAAAGGATCTTTCGATCGAAGCGTTCCGCACGCGCCATACTCAAGTGGGCCGTCAGAATTTTTTGCCTTCGATGGGCGTCACGCTTTACAATCATAAGAACAAGCTGAAAGACGAATTCCTCGGCTATGACACCACGCAAATTATTGAACTTCGCAAGCAAGGAATCGAAATTACCCGCGAAGTTTTCGATCCGCTGATCACGTTTATGGGAGACTGCCTCGGCGATAACCTCACCGATCCGGATCTCGCCGCAATTTGGAATTCCGAAGTTCTGGTTACCGAATGTACGTTTGTCGACGACGGTGAAGAATCGATGGCAGATAAAAAAGGTCACACGCACATTGCACAACTCGTCAAGGCCCTTGAAATCTACGGTCCGACCATGCAGTGCAAGCACATCGTGCTGAATCATTTTTCGATGAAATATTCTTCGGATCACATTCTTGGAACCATCCTGAAAAAGATCCCGGAAGCTTACCGCGATAAGATTATCGCATTTATCTAA
- a CDS encoding peptide chain release factor 3 — translation MNPEIAKRRTFAIVSHPDAGKTTITEKFLWFGKVIREAGHVRAKANRSYTVSDWMKIEQDRGISVSSSVLNFPFEGCWFNLVDTPGHQDFCEDTYRALTAVDSALVLIDSVNGVEKQTIKLMDVCRMRHTPIITFINKMDLDGRSVLDLIDQIESVLKIKAIPFTLPIGVGKLFKGVYCIADNTFNVYNAQSGHQEILQMSGPDDPKLVELCGENWVNQFREEYDVVTGGMDPFNHELFLKGEMCPVFFGSAVTGFGVRQLLNAFADLAPAPMPRETDKRTVDPSESDFSGFVFKIQANMDPKHRDRTAFIRICSGQFQRGDKVYHVRSERDVRLAAPTAFLAKDKEVIDTAWAGDIVGINDPGLFHIGDTLTKGEKMSFSGIPDFAPEYFARVTLLNPLKSKQLAKGLKELTEEGATQLYQPFKSAIPVIGVVGELQFDVLKFRLMSEYGADVSLDRIPSFGVRWIVGDPAEVEKFVTDNGGDCMRDKEERFVCLFPNEYRLTLAVKNYPELKFVETSLG, via the coding sequence ATAAATCCAGAAATCGCCAAGCGTCGCACTTTCGCCATTGTCAGCCACCCTGACGCAGGTAAAACCACCATCACCGAAAAATTTCTTTGGTTCGGTAAAGTTATCCGTGAAGCGGGCCATGTCCGCGCTAAAGCTAACCGTAGCTATACGGTCAGTGACTGGATGAAGATCGAACAGGACCGCGGAATTTCCGTTTCGAGTTCTGTTTTGAATTTTCCCTTTGAAGGTTGCTGGTTCAACCTCGTCGATACACCGGGGCACCAAGACTTCTGCGAAGATACCTACCGCGCTTTGACCGCCGTGGACTCGGCGCTCGTTTTGATCGATAGCGTGAACGGTGTGGAAAAACAGACGATCAAACTCATGGATGTTTGCCGTATGCGCCACACCCCGATCATTACCTTTATCAACAAGATGGACTTGGATGGTCGTTCGGTTTTGGATTTGATCGACCAGATTGAATCTGTTTTAAAAATCAAGGCGATTCCATTTACCCTACCGATTGGTGTCGGTAAACTTTTCAAGGGCGTGTATTGCATCGCCGACAATACGTTTAATGTTTATAATGCTCAGTCCGGTCACCAAGAAATTTTGCAGATGTCCGGTCCGGACGATCCGAAGCTTGTAGAACTTTGCGGAGAAAACTGGGTGAACCAGTTCCGTGAAGAATATGACGTGGTGACGGGCGGCATGGATCCGTTCAACCATGAACTTTTCTTGAAGGGTGAAATGTGCCCAGTGTTCTTCGGCAGTGCTGTGACGGGTTTTGGCGTGCGTCAGCTTTTGAATGCTTTTGCCGATCTCGCTCCGGCTCCGATGCCGCGTGAAACGGACAAGCGTACAGTGGATCCGAGTGAATCGGATTTTTCGGGCTTTGTCTTTAAGATTCAGGCAAACATGGACCCGAAACACCGTGACCGTACAGCGTTCATCCGCATTTGCTCGGGACAGTTTCAGCGCGGTGATAAGGTTTACCACGTCCGTTCCGAACGTGATGTGCGTTTAGCGGCTCCGACGGCATTCCTCGCCAAGGATAAGGAAGTGATTGATACGGCATGGGCTGGCGATATTGTCGGCATTAACGATCCGGGCCTTTTCCACATTGGCGATACGCTGACAAAGGGCGAAAAAATGAGCTTTTCAGGCATTCCGGATTTTGCACCGGAATATTTTGCCCGTGTGACGCTTTTGAATCCGCTCAAGTCGAAGCAGCTTGCGAAGGGATTGAAAGAATTGACGGAAGAAGGTGCAACGCAGTTATATCAACCGTTCAAATCTGCCATTCCGGTGATCGGTGTGGTCGGCGAACTGCAGTTCGATGTGCTCAAGTTCCGTTTGATGTCGGAATATGGTGCCGATGTTTCTCTGGATCGCATCCCTTCCTTCGGCGTCCGTTGGATCGTTGGGGATCCGGCTGAAGTCGAAAAGTTTGTGACCGATAACGGCGGCGATTGTATGCGTGATAAAGAAGAGCGTTTTGTCTGTCTCTTCCCGAACGAATATCGCTTGACGCTCGCAGTCAAGAACTATCCGGAATTGAAGTTTGTCGAAACATCTTTAGGGTAA
- a CDS encoding cupin domain-containing protein: MLIDFSQIEPVRGPGMNHGAGEMTAQMVIHSLGRFVLNRIHPYGSIGIHEQKKGEEINYVVSGTGVAICDGKEEFLHPGCCHICPQGSIHTIENTGIDDLVLFTAVIEK; the protein is encoded by the coding sequence ATGTTAATCGATTTTAGTCAGATTGAACCGGTAAGGGGACCGGGAATGAATCACGGGGCTGGAGAAATGACCGCACAAATGGTAATCCATTCTCTTGGTAGATTTGTCTTGAACCGGATCCATCCTTATGGATCGATAGGGATTCATGAACAAAAAAAAGGGGAAGAGATCAATTACGTTGTCTCGGGGACTGGGGTTGCTATTTGCGATGGGAAAGAAGAATTTCTCCATCCCGGTTGCTGTCACATTTGCCCGCAAGGTTCGATTCATACGATTGAAAATACGGGAATCGATGACCTGGTGCTGTTTACAGCGGTGATAGAAAAGTAA
- the recN gene encoding DNA repair protein RecN, whose translation MLEQLTIRNFALIEETQVQFGTGFSAITGETGAGKSVLMGALRVVVGGKTLPAMIRHGADKATVEATFDISDNAEAKKILAAEEIDADDELIIQREILSGGKNRTRVNGVIIKQGTLQNLGETLIQMHGQSDQLLLRDLRIQLKLLDDYCACEPELAAYSETWSTWNKLKEELEKTEENARNLAEQKEFLTFQKNELEKAKLRAGEEAELEEKTSAASKSEAKMHAIEELSKLFDGENGLLSQFEVFQSKIRQFSSKLPEMEEWAVKLGDAYDSLSFIEDALREAEESSELDPAELDRANTRLAQIQRLKRKYRTDEAGLIDLYARRKQELESLENLDADLAEIRKNIQKAEEKLAVAASALSEKRKAGKQTLDAKVAEVLHSLGMPKATFNTDITEEAYSATGKDRVEFCMAPNLGEGQKPLRVAVSGGELSRVLLAFKSVMAEQDHVPVLVFDEVDSGISGEIGNNVGEALRNIGKYHQVLAITHLQQVACRAQSHLAVEKHENGEARTISNVKLLSYNERIVEIARMLGDAKSPTSLAHAKELLEEANAS comes from the coding sequence ATGCTAGAACAGCTGACGATCCGTAATTTTGCTCTCATCGAAGAAACCCAGGTCCAATTTGGCACGGGCTTCTCCGCCATCACCGGCGAAACCGGCGCAGGCAAATCCGTCCTTATGGGCGCCTTGCGCGTGGTCGTCGGCGGAAAGACTCTCCCGGCGATGATTCGCCACGGAGCCGACAAAGCGACAGTCGAAGCGACTTTCGATATTTCGGACAATGCCGAAGCGAAGAAGATTCTTGCCGCGGAAGAAATCGACGCAGACGATGAACTCATCATTCAGCGTGAAATCCTTTCGGGCGGTAAAAATCGCACCCGCGTCAACGGCGTCATCATCAAACAAGGAACTCTCCAGAACCTCGGCGAAACCTTGATCCAGATGCACGGTCAAAGCGATCAGCTTCTGCTGCGCGATTTGCGCATCCAGCTCAAGCTTCTTGACGATTACTGCGCATGCGAACCGGAACTCGCTGCCTACAGCGAAACCTGGTCCACATGGAACAAGCTCAAAGAAGAACTTGAGAAGACCGAAGAAAACGCCCGCAACCTCGCCGAACAAAAGGAATTTTTGACTTTCCAGAAAAATGAATTGGAAAAGGCAAAACTCCGCGCAGGTGAAGAAGCCGAACTCGAAGAAAAGACTTCTGCTGCTTCCAAGTCCGAAGCGAAAATGCATGCGATCGAAGAGCTGAGCAAACTCTTTGACGGTGAAAACGGACTCCTTTCGCAGTTCGAAGTTTTCCAGTCCAAGATTCGCCAGTTCTCGTCCAAGCTTCCCGAAATGGAAGAATGGGCTGTCAAGCTCGGCGACGCCTACGACTCGCTTTCCTTCATCGAAGACGCTCTCCGCGAAGCCGAAGAATCCTCGGAACTCGATCCGGCGGAACTCGACCGCGCCAATACGCGTCTTGCACAAATTCAGCGTTTAAAGCGCAAGTACCGCACCGATGAAGCGGGGCTGATCGATCTTTACGCCCGCCGCAAGCAGGAACTCGAAAGCCTTGAAAACCTGGACGCGGATCTCGCCGAAATCCGTAAAAACATCCAAAAAGCGGAAGAAAAGCTCGCCGTTGCCGCAAGCGCCCTTTCCGAAAAGCGCAAAGCCGGCAAGCAGACCCTCGACGCCAAAGTCGCCGAAGTTCTGCATTCCCTCGGCATGCCCAAGGCTACGTTCAACACGGACATTACCGAAGAAGCCTATTCCGCAACCGGAAAGGACCGCGTGGAATTCTGCATGGCTCCGAACCTCGGCGAAGGTCAAAAGCCCCTCCGCGTTGCCGTTTCGGGCGGTGAACTTTCCCGTGTGCTTCTCGCCTTCAAATCGGTGATGGCCGAACAGGATCACGTTCCGGTCCTCGTCTTTGACGAAGTGGACTCCGGCATTAGCGGTGAAATCGGCAACAACGTCGGAGAAGCCCTCCGCAACATCGGAAAGTACCATCAGGTTCTCGCCATTACGCACCTTCAACAGGTCGCATGCCGCGCCCAGTCTCACCTGGCCGTGGAAAAACATGAAAATGGCGAAGCCCGTACTATTTCAAATGTGAAATTGTTATCATATAATGAGAGAATCGTGGAAATTGCGAGAATGCTCGGAGACGCCAAGTCCCCCACCTCGCTTGCCCACGCAAAGGAATTACTGGAGGAAGCGAATGCCTCTTAA
- the pgsA gene encoding CDP-diacylglycerol--glycerol-3-phosphate 3-phosphatidyltransferase, with translation MPLKKKLLSLRLRGRAWRIFRAALFIPLIATIWTQHNYTAAMITLAVLILTWLNNWQLRVQEFEEPYYQLWLNVIEGILSVTVMTSVLLRNFEILLAVGCACLFGRVIAHSLLSLSVIREGKKVPGRHVWSKISAMAINATMLVYILGLERYQQIFMVASILLMSAASVEFLYWFYRDPAHRKPLSIASQLTMTRIVLTPFFLWVFFYDNNLNYEDNHIVFKVLALVMVLGFMLTDYLDGHLARKWGEVSTLGKYLDPFSDKISNMTIFMCFIATGYAPVWMVALIYFREASVETLRTLAAAEGLIMPARRSGKWKTALQGIGIVTILVCALDPIQQIEGFKAVWQALPQIVMGVITFVTIASGIDYFVSSKHILQKYV, from the coding sequence ATGCCTCTTAAAAAGAAGTTGTTGAGCCTGCGCCTGCGCGGTCGTGCATGGCGGATTTTCAGAGCGGCCCTTTTTATTCCGCTGATTGCAACCATTTGGACTCAGCATAACTATACCGCTGCGATGATCACGTTGGCTGTGTTGATTCTTACCTGGCTCAACAACTGGCAACTTCGCGTTCAGGAATTCGAAGAACCTTATTATCAGCTGTGGCTGAATGTCATCGAAGGCATTCTCTCGGTTACGGTGATGACGAGCGTTTTACTTCGAAATTTTGAAATTTTACTCGCGGTCGGCTGCGCCTGCTTATTCGGGCGCGTGATTGCACATTCCCTGCTTAGCCTTTCTGTAATCCGTGAAGGAAAAAAGGTTCCTGGTCGGCATGTATGGTCAAAAATTTCGGCGATGGCGATCAATGCGACGATGCTCGTGTACATTCTGGGACTCGAACGTTATCAGCAGATTTTCATGGTCGCGAGCATTTTATTGATGAGCGCCGCTTCTGTGGAATTTTTATACTGGTTCTATCGCGACCCGGCGCACCGTAAGCCGCTCTCGATAGCAAGCCAGCTCACGATGACCCGCATTGTGCTGACTCCGTTCTTCCTCTGGGTGTTCTTCTATGACAACAATTTGAATTACGAAGACAACCATATCGTTTTCAAGGTTCTCGCTCTGGTGATGGTTTTGGGCTTTATGCTGACCGACTACTTGGACGGACATCTCGCCCGCAAATGGGGAGAAGTTTCGACACTCGGAAAATACCTGGATCCATTCAGCGATAAGATTTCGAACATGACGATTTTTATGTGCTTCATCGCTACGGGTTACGCTCCGGTATGGATGGTGGCGCTGATTTACTTCCGTGAAGCCAGCGTGGAAACGCTCCGCACTCTTGCCGCCGCAGAGGGATTGATTATGCCAGCTCGCCGCAGCGGCAAATGGAAAACTGCTTTACAGGGCATCGGCATTGTGACTATCCTTGTCTGCGCCCTGGATCCAATTCAACAAATCGAAGGCTTCAAGGCTGTTTGGCAAGCACTTCCGCAGATCGTGATGGGCGTGATTACATTCGTCACAATCGCAAGTGGCATCGATTACTTTGTATCATCGAAGCATATTCTGCAGAAATACGTCTAA
- the smc gene encoding chromosome segregation protein SMC gives MKITKLKIFGFKSFAQRTEITFPGNGLTAVVGPNGAGKSNIVDAIRWVLGEQRASVLRMDKMQSVIFSGTEERAAMSIAEVSLVIDNSNGDLASEYSEVMVTRRAHRDGLTEYLINNQECRLKDIQNLFFDSGLGLGNYSQMNETMIRNVLADSPEYRRTLFEEAAGVSKYKKQRKETISQLERVRNDMERVEDNLRRERQTVRQFEKQVEKAKEWKRLRTRLRELDLSVSLDRHEENRRNLGVLNEAKARVSNEQESDKTRLTELDAKIAERQLAIAGDEENLRGLENEVKKQEITLNDLNNELTRNREQQGIAAMNVQKYRDEITQAENSISQLEAEKAKLEENLQSLGSEDAISEQEAELAREEEALQILTDTVDDLREQSRTLSDQRIASLNRANSLRSKWQRQDAEADMLRGNIDKWKEDLEDLERKKSELEESLKTFEDGIKNAEKDIENGSERKSVQEEDIEIKKQELSAIDEKISRAKSHKAGLESRIEVLQNMDSDAGSGADYLVNSRASEVKGLLGSLIDVDAEYANAIEFALGRSLNAVVTNSPSSLEGLLDALDSANAGNAMIAFAHGSSVNPEFPSKPGVIGIASNYVKADASVKAIVDQLLSHTILVDSFATAKALSAEFAGEDYWFLSTDGRYVSASGLVFGGRGKSEAPGVLARKAEVDKDLAELETLIAEIGSLEDEREKANELLEEARSMLSETEETIREANETIRSGIAAQKIHQSMLLDTEHRIDALNANLQNAEQRIQKAESERSDDAELAEAEAESERLEDEYAKVMEILEEKDQIRKDKDEDVRTLRSQLGSAQSTMQESLARIRSIGDQVKFFDNIISNRKNDIDNIESHKDELLFKETEIADRIQVQDAELRKKEEERDIAREHYNVVAGDMNDWRSEVRQINSKLLERSNDLNDLTLRISTLGQNIDRMRERIFAEWEVDIDHAEDVSRVEYEEKEAKKEISEIRVQIKNLGPVNTEIMEDFDAEKARLAEIEKQFDDLDKARASLERTITKLDGIARDRFLSTFRNIQKNFQDVFSRIMINGEAKLTLQDGVDPLEAAIEVNARPTGKKMRGVTALSGGERALTAVSLLFAIYMEKPSPYCVLDEVDGPLDDANIGRFMELLRHFSNQTQFILVTHNKRTMAAADMLYGVTQEIKGISRIASVKLDDAVALELHRT, from the coding sequence CGTGCGCACCGCGATGGTCTCACGGAATACCTAATCAACAATCAGGAATGCCGCTTAAAAGACATTCAGAATTTGTTCTTTGACTCGGGCCTCGGTCTTGGCAACTATTCCCAGATGAACGAAACGATGATTCGTAACGTTCTTGCCGATAGCCCGGAATACCGTCGCACGCTTTTTGAAGAAGCGGCTGGAGTGAGCAAATATAAGAAGCAGCGCAAAGAAACAATCAGCCAGCTTGAACGAGTCCGCAATGACATGGAACGCGTGGAAGACAACCTGCGCCGTGAACGCCAGACGGTTCGCCAGTTTGAAAAGCAGGTCGAAAAGGCGAAGGAATGGAAGCGTCTCCGCACCCGTCTCCGCGAACTGGATCTTTCGGTAAGTCTCGACCGCCACGAAGAAAATCGTCGCAATCTTGGCGTTTTAAATGAAGCGAAAGCTCGCGTATCGAACGAGCAGGAATCCGACAAGACCCGCTTGACTGAACTCGATGCGAAGATCGCAGAACGTCAGCTTGCGATTGCGGGTGATGAAGAAAATCTCCGCGGACTTGAAAATGAAGTTAAAAAGCAAGAAATCACCTTGAACGATTTGAATAACGAGCTTACCCGTAATCGCGAACAGCAGGGAATTGCCGCGATGAACGTGCAGAAGTATCGTGATGAAATCACCCAGGCGGAAAATAGCATTTCGCAACTTGAAGCCGAAAAGGCGAAACTCGAAGAAAACCTGCAGTCCTTGGGCTCGGAAGATGCCATCTCGGAACAGGAAGCGGAACTTGCCCGCGAAGAAGAAGCTCTCCAAATTTTGACCGACACCGTGGACGATCTCCGCGAACAATCGAGAACTCTTTCGGATCAGCGTATTGCAAGCCTTAACAGGGCGAACTCTCTCCGCAGCAAGTGGCAGCGCCAGGATGCGGAAGCGGATATGCTCCGCGGCAATATCGACAAGTGGAAAGAAGACCTCGAAGATCTGGAACGCAAAAAGTCGGAACTCGAAGAGTCTTTGAAAACTTTTGAAGACGGCATTAAAAATGCCGAAAAAGATATCGAAAATGGCTCGGAACGCAAGAGCGTCCAGGAAGAAGATATCGAAATCAAGAAGCAGGAGCTTTCGGCAATTGACGAAAAGATTTCGCGGGCGAAAAGCCATAAGGCGGGTCTTGAATCTCGGATCGAAGTGCTCCAGAATATGGATTCCGATGCGGGTTCCGGTGCCGATTACCTGGTGAATAGCCGAGCTTCTGAAGTCAAGGGTCTTCTCGGTTCCTTGATCGATGTCGATGCGGAATATGCGAATGCGATTGAATTTGCTTTGGGTCGTTCCTTGAATGCGGTCGTGACAAATAGCCCGTCTAGTTTGGAGGGCTTGCTCGATGCATTGGATTCGGCAAATGCCGGTAATGCGATGATCGCCTTTGCTCATGGATCTTCTGTTAATCCGGAATTCCCGTCCAAGCCGGGAGTCATCGGTATCGCGTCGAATTACGTGAAGGCGGACGCTTCGGTCAAAGCGATTGTCGATCAGCTGCTTTCGCATACGATTTTAGTGGATAGCTTTGCGACAGCAAAAGCGCTCTCTGCTGAATTTGCGGGAGAGGATTACTGGTTCCTTTCGACGGACGGACGTTACGTTTCGGCATCGGGCCTTGTATTTGGCGGTCGCGGCAAAAGCGAAGCACCGGGCGTTCTCGCTCGCAAGGCGGAAGTCGATAAGGATCTGGCGGAACTCGAAACGTTGATTGCAGAAATCGGCAGCTTGGAAGATGAACGCGAAAAGGCAAACGAACTTTTGGAAGAAGCGCGTTCCATGCTTTCGGAAACGGAAGAAACCATTCGCGAAGCAAATGAAACCATCCGTTCGGGAATTGCTGCACAGAAAATTCACCAGTCGATGCTTTTGGATACGGAACATCGCATAGATGCTTTGAATGCGAATTTGCAGAATGCCGAACAGCGTATTCAAAAAGCAGAATCGGAACGCTCCGACGATGCGGAACTCGCCGAAGCCGAAGCGGAATCGGAACGCCTTGAAGATGAATATGCGAAGGTGATGGAAATCCTTGAAGAAAAGGATCAAATTCGCAAGGATAAGGACGAAGATGTGCGTACATTGCGTAGCCAGCTGGGTTCTGCCCAGTCGACGATGCAAGAAAGCCTTGCCCGTATTCGTTCCATTGGCGATCAAGTCAAGTTCTTTGACAACATCATTTCGAACCGCAAAAACGATATCGATAATATCGAATCCCACAAGGATGAACTCCTTTTCAAGGAGACGGAAATAGCCGATCGTATCCAGGTTCAGGATGCAGAACTGCGCAAAAAAGAAGAAGAACGCGATATCGCTCGGGAACATTATAATGTTGTCGCGGGGGATATGAATGATTGGCGTTCGGAAGTGCGCCAGATCAACTCCAAGCTTTTGGAACGTTCAAACGATTTGAACGATTTGACCCTTCGCATCAGCACGCTGGGTCAAAACATTGACCGTATGCGTGAACGCATTTTTGCGGAATGGGAAGTTGATATTGACCATGCGGAAGACGTCTCCCGTGTGGAATACGAGGAAAAGGAAGCGAAGAAGGAAATTTCCGAAATTCGCGTTCAGATTAAAAATTTGGGACCGGTCAATACCGAAATCATGGAAGATTTCGATGCGGAAAAGGCTCGCCTTGCCGAAATCGAAAAGCAGTTCGATGACTTGGATAAGGCTCGTGCATCTTTGGAACGCACCATTACGAAGCTTGACGGCATCGCGCGTGATCGCTTCCTCAGCACGTTCCGCAATATTCAAAAAAACTTCCAAGATGTGTTCAGCCGCATCATGATCAACGGTGAAGCGAAGCTCACTTTGCAGGATGGCGTCGATCCCCTCGAAGCGGCGATCGAAGTGAACGCTCGACCGACCGGTAAGAAGATGCGCGGTGTAACCGCCCTTTCGGGTGGTGAACGTGCGCTGACGGCGGTCTCGCTCCTGTTCGCCATTTACATGGAAAAACCTTCGCCCTACTGCGTTCTGGACGAAGTCGACGGTCCGTTGGATGACGCAAACATCGGCCGCTTTATGGAACTTCTGCGTCACTTCTCGAACCAGACTCAGTTCATTTTGGTGACGCATAACAAGCGTACCATGGCTGCGGCAGACATGCTTTACGGTGTGACTCAGGAAATCAAGGGTATTTCCCGTATTGCATCGGTCAAGCTCGATGATGCGGTGGCATTGGAATTGCACAGAACCTAA
- the trmB gene encoding tRNA (guanine(46)-N(7))-methyltransferase TrmB — protein MTNEMENMEESPKAKKEIIIPEFYRDLNQDKDLPCMWHFVHRHIPGTRKPIQTEDNQPDKHPLDWKEIFPMHNDHIEIEIGSGKGGFLVEYGKKHPDYFIMGSEWDLTWARYAADRMMRNKLNANTAMLRGDVFYFLRDRVQSNTVDAFHMYFPDPWPKERHHKNRLLREEFLVEVARVLKPGKRIFYWGTDHKEYNAVALEVFDNFQGCKIIERNTALPTEGIMTNFEKKYRLEGRPIYRSIIEFDKA, from the coding sequence ATGACTAACGAAATGGAAAACATGGAAGAAAGCCCGAAGGCAAAGAAGGAAATCATCATTCCTGAATTTTACCGTGACTTGAACCAGGACAAAGATTTGCCTTGCATGTGGCACTTTGTTCACCGTCATATTCCGGGCACGCGCAAACCTATCCAGACCGAAGACAACCAGCCGGACAAGCATCCGCTGGATTGGAAGGAAATCTTCCCGATGCACAACGATCACATCGAAATTGAAATCGGTTCCGGCAAGGGCGGATTTCTCGTGGAATATGGCAAAAAACACCCGGATTATTTCATCATGGGAAGCGAATGGGATTTGACATGGGCGCGTTACGCGGCAGACCGCATGATGCGTAACAAGCTTAACGCCAATACGGCCATGCTCCGCGGCGATGTTTTCTACTTTCTCCGCGACCGTGTTCAGAGCAATACCGTGGACGCATTCCACATGTACTTCCCGGATCCGTGGCCAAAAGAACGCCACCACAAGAACCGTCTCCTCCGCGAAGAATTTCTCGTGGAAGTCGCCCGTGTTCTGAAACCGGGCAAACGTATCTTCTACTGGGGCACGGATCACAAGGAATACAACGCAGTCGCACTTGAAGTCTTTGACAACTTCCAAGGTTGCAAGATCATCGAACGTAACACGGCCCTTCCGACGGAAGGGATCATGACGAATTTTGAAAAGAAGTATCGGTTGGAAGGTCGCCCGATCTATCGTAGTATCATTGAGTTTGACAAGGCCTAA